Proteins encoded in a region of the Polyodon spathula isolate WHYD16114869_AA chromosome 9, ASM1765450v1, whole genome shotgun sequence genome:
- the LOC121321136 gene encoding protein jagunal homolog 1-B-like, protein MASRAGPRASGTDGSDFQHRERVACHYQMSVTLKSEIRKLNYAHVLLWLLVATQVTVSYLKLVSHDVVASPYQWEYPYLMSAIPTVFSFMSLPRNNISYLVISMVSAGLFSIAPLIYGGMEMFPVAQQLYRHGKAYRFIFGFSAVSVMYLVMVVAVQIHAWTLYYNKQLLDSWFTSTQEKKKK, encoded by the exons ATGGCTTCACGTGCTGGTCCCAGGGCATCAGGAACAGATGGCAGTGACTTCCAGCACCGTGAGAGGGTAGCCTGCCATTACCAAATGAG TGTGACTCTGAAGTCTGAGATCCGTAAGCTGAACTATGCCCACGTGCTCCTCTGGCTCCTGGTTGCAACTCAGGTGACCGTGAGCTACTTGAAGCTGGTTTCTCACGATGTGGTGGCCTCACCTTACCAGTGGGAGTACCCCTACCTCATGAGTGCCATTCCCACAGTGTTCAGCTTTATGTCCCTTCCCCGAAACAACATCAGCTACCTGGTGATCTCGATGGTCAGTGCCGGGCTCTTCAGCATCGCGCCTCTGATCTATGGCGGCATGGAGATGTTCCCAGTGGCCCAGCAGCTCTACCGGCACGGCAAGGCCTACCGCTTCATCTTCGGCTTCTCGGCCGTCTCTGTCATGTATCTGGTGATGGTGGTTGCAGTGCAGATCCATGCTTGGACACTCTACTACAACAAGCAGCTGCTGGACTCCTGGTTTACCTCCACACaagagaaaaagaagaaatga